In a single window of the Nicotiana tomentosiformis chromosome 10, ASM39032v3, whole genome shotgun sequence genome:
- the LOC104094918 gene encoding WRKY transcription factor 72A isoform X2, producing the protein MLRKYSAMDSTTSIYDKEQVLLVSTKKATLTTTMNTNSRDSSLNYKKNDQDKLNSTKAQIDEAKQENERLKSMLSKTIKDYQSLQMHFQGISQNSKDIIATSIEQEQVELVSLSLGRSSREFKQDEKEYDQNECKDIKKQSKLFDGLELGLNYRCSPDFTEVTKHYDDSPENSFEESKKEHIISEPCIQNYPSSKMSRICGDEDEDFLQQNPQKKARVSIRAVCDTTTMHDGCQWRKYGQKIAKGNPCPRAYYRCTVSPSCPVRKQVQRCFEDMSILITTYEGTHNHPLSFSATAMASTTSAAASMLSCTSSSTSQQGIINANTNNNVHVFNFTTSNTNLLATHAPNTFYVPRTSISTSQTHPTITLDFTTVPTTTSSSTNTFSSQRYSSTSLNFSTLPSTPPSSSFINSYTPLCNNFKSQTGAASYLGRPCFSQPFTSNNTQNMTVEDSGGARNSINWIQKNTKVSHLGFDPVT; encoded by the exons ATGCTAAGGAAATATAGCGCAATGGATTCTACTACTAGCATTTATGATAAAGAACAAGTGTTACTAGTTTCTACCAAGAAG GCAACTCTAACAACAACCATGAATACCAATTCAAGAGACTCTTCCTTAAATTATAAGAAGAATGATCAG GATAAGCTGAATTCAACAAAAGCTCAGATTGACGAAGCAAAACAAGAAAACGAAAGGCTAAAGTCCATGCTATCAAAAACCATAAAGGATTACCAATCCTTACAAATGCATTTTCAAGGCATATCTCAAAATTCAAAGGATATTATTGCAACAAGTATTGAACAAGAACAAGTGGAACTTGTTTCACTGAGCCTAGGGAGAAGTTCAAGAGAGTTCAAGCAAGATGAAAAGGAATATGATCAAAATGAGTGTAAAGATATTAAAAAGCAAAGTAAATTATTTGATGGGCTTGAGCTGGGATTGAACTACAGATGTAGTCCAGATTTTACTGAAGTCACAAAACATTATGATGATAGCCCAGAAAATAGCTTTGAGGAATCAAAGAAGGAGCATATAATAAGTGAACCATGTATACAAAATTACCCTAGTTCAAAAATGTCACGAATTTGTGGAGATGAGGATGAAGATTTTCTGCAGCAGAACCCTCAAAAGAAGGCTAGGGTATCTATAAGAGCTGTGTGTGACACTACTACG ATGCATGATGGATGTCAATGGAGAAAATATGGACAAAAAATAGCAAAAGGGAATCCATGTCCTAGGGCATACTACCGTTGCACTGTCTCCCCATCCTGTCCTGTAAGAAAACAG GTTCAAAGGTGTTTTGAAGACATGTCCATATTGATCACTACCTATGAAGGAACACACAATCACCCCCTTTCATTTTCAGCTACTGCCATGGCTTCTACCACCTCTGCTGCTGCCTCTATGCTAAGTTGCACCTCCTCCTCAACATCACAACAAGGGATAATAAATGCTAATACTAATAATAATGTTCATGTTTTCAACTTCACCACTTCAAATACTAACTTATTAGCCACACATGCACCAAATACTTTTTACGTACCAAGAACTTCCATTTCCACATCCCAAACACACCCCACAATCACTCTTGATTTCACTACTGTCCCAACAACAACATCATCATCTACTAATACATTCTCTTCTCAAAGATATTCTTCCACTTCTCTCAACTTCTCTACACTACCATCAactcctccttcttcttccttCATTAATTCCTACACTCCATTGTGCAATAACTTCAAAAGCCAAACTGGAGCTGCTTCATATCTTGGGAGGCCATGTTTTTCTCAGCCCTTCACTTCCAACAACACTCAGAATATGACTGTCGAGGACAGTGGTGGAGCTAGAAATTCTATTAATTGGATTCAAAAAAATACAAAAGTGTCGCACCTAGGATTTGACCCCGTAACCTAA
- the LOC104094918 gene encoding WRKY transcription factor 72A isoform X1 has product MLRKYSAMDSTTSIYDKEQVLLVSTKKATLTTTMNTNSRDSSLNYKKNDQEDKLNSTKAQIDEAKQENERLKSMLSKTIKDYQSLQMHFQGISQNSKDIIATSIEQEQVELVSLSLGRSSREFKQDEKEYDQNECKDIKKQSKLFDGLELGLNYRCSPDFTEVTKHYDDSPENSFEESKKEHIISEPCIQNYPSSKMSRICGDEDEDFLQQNPQKKARVSIRAVCDTTTMHDGCQWRKYGQKIAKGNPCPRAYYRCTVSPSCPVRKQVQRCFEDMSILITTYEGTHNHPLSFSATAMASTTSAAASMLSCTSSSTSQQGIINANTNNNVHVFNFTTSNTNLLATHAPNTFYVPRTSISTSQTHPTITLDFTTVPTTTSSSTNTFSSQRYSSTSLNFSTLPSTPPSSSFINSYTPLCNNFKSQTGAASYLGRPCFSQPFTSNNTQNMTVEDSGGARNSINWIQKNTKVSHLGFDPVT; this is encoded by the exons ATGCTAAGGAAATATAGCGCAATGGATTCTACTACTAGCATTTATGATAAAGAACAAGTGTTACTAGTTTCTACCAAGAAG GCAACTCTAACAACAACCATGAATACCAATTCAAGAGACTCTTCCTTAAATTATAAGAAGAATGATCAG GAGGATAAGCTGAATTCAACAAAAGCTCAGATTGACGAAGCAAAACAAGAAAACGAAAGGCTAAAGTCCATGCTATCAAAAACCATAAAGGATTACCAATCCTTACAAATGCATTTTCAAGGCATATCTCAAAATTCAAAGGATATTATTGCAACAAGTATTGAACAAGAACAAGTGGAACTTGTTTCACTGAGCCTAGGGAGAAGTTCAAGAGAGTTCAAGCAAGATGAAAAGGAATATGATCAAAATGAGTGTAAAGATATTAAAAAGCAAAGTAAATTATTTGATGGGCTTGAGCTGGGATTGAACTACAGATGTAGTCCAGATTTTACTGAAGTCACAAAACATTATGATGATAGCCCAGAAAATAGCTTTGAGGAATCAAAGAAGGAGCATATAATAAGTGAACCATGTATACAAAATTACCCTAGTTCAAAAATGTCACGAATTTGTGGAGATGAGGATGAAGATTTTCTGCAGCAGAACCCTCAAAAGAAGGCTAGGGTATCTATAAGAGCTGTGTGTGACACTACTACG ATGCATGATGGATGTCAATGGAGAAAATATGGACAAAAAATAGCAAAAGGGAATCCATGTCCTAGGGCATACTACCGTTGCACTGTCTCCCCATCCTGTCCTGTAAGAAAACAG GTTCAAAGGTGTTTTGAAGACATGTCCATATTGATCACTACCTATGAAGGAACACACAATCACCCCCTTTCATTTTCAGCTACTGCCATGGCTTCTACCACCTCTGCTGCTGCCTCTATGCTAAGTTGCACCTCCTCCTCAACATCACAACAAGGGATAATAAATGCTAATACTAATAATAATGTTCATGTTTTCAACTTCACCACTTCAAATACTAACTTATTAGCCACACATGCACCAAATACTTTTTACGTACCAAGAACTTCCATTTCCACATCCCAAACACACCCCACAATCACTCTTGATTTCACTACTGTCCCAACAACAACATCATCATCTACTAATACATTCTCTTCTCAAAGATATTCTTCCACTTCTCTCAACTTCTCTACACTACCATCAactcctccttcttcttccttCATTAATTCCTACACTCCATTGTGCAATAACTTCAAAAGCCAAACTGGAGCTGCTTCATATCTTGGGAGGCCATGTTTTTCTCAGCCCTTCACTTCCAACAACACTCAGAATATGACTGTCGAGGACAGTGGTGGAGCTAGAAATTCTATTAATTGGATTCAAAAAAATACAAAAGTGTCGCACCTAGGATTTGACCCCGTAACCTAA
- the LOC104094918 gene encoding WRKY transcription factor 72A isoform X3, with the protein MLRKYSAMDSTTSIYDKEQVLLVSTKKEDKLNSTKAQIDEAKQENERLKSMLSKTIKDYQSLQMHFQGISQNSKDIIATSIEQEQVELVSLSLGRSSREFKQDEKEYDQNECKDIKKQSKLFDGLELGLNYRCSPDFTEVTKHYDDSPENSFEESKKEHIISEPCIQNYPSSKMSRICGDEDEDFLQQNPQKKARVSIRAVCDTTTMHDGCQWRKYGQKIAKGNPCPRAYYRCTVSPSCPVRKQVQRCFEDMSILITTYEGTHNHPLSFSATAMASTTSAAASMLSCTSSSTSQQGIINANTNNNVHVFNFTTSNTNLLATHAPNTFYVPRTSISTSQTHPTITLDFTTVPTTTSSSTNTFSSQRYSSTSLNFSTLPSTPPSSSFINSYTPLCNNFKSQTGAASYLGRPCFSQPFTSNNTQNMTVEDSGGARNSINWIQKNTKVSHLGFDPVT; encoded by the exons ATGCTAAGGAAATATAGCGCAATGGATTCTACTACTAGCATTTATGATAAAGAACAAGTGTTACTAGTTTCTACCAAGAAG GAGGATAAGCTGAATTCAACAAAAGCTCAGATTGACGAAGCAAAACAAGAAAACGAAAGGCTAAAGTCCATGCTATCAAAAACCATAAAGGATTACCAATCCTTACAAATGCATTTTCAAGGCATATCTCAAAATTCAAAGGATATTATTGCAACAAGTATTGAACAAGAACAAGTGGAACTTGTTTCACTGAGCCTAGGGAGAAGTTCAAGAGAGTTCAAGCAAGATGAAAAGGAATATGATCAAAATGAGTGTAAAGATATTAAAAAGCAAAGTAAATTATTTGATGGGCTTGAGCTGGGATTGAACTACAGATGTAGTCCAGATTTTACTGAAGTCACAAAACATTATGATGATAGCCCAGAAAATAGCTTTGAGGAATCAAAGAAGGAGCATATAATAAGTGAACCATGTATACAAAATTACCCTAGTTCAAAAATGTCACGAATTTGTGGAGATGAGGATGAAGATTTTCTGCAGCAGAACCCTCAAAAGAAGGCTAGGGTATCTATAAGAGCTGTGTGTGACACTACTACG ATGCATGATGGATGTCAATGGAGAAAATATGGACAAAAAATAGCAAAAGGGAATCCATGTCCTAGGGCATACTACCGTTGCACTGTCTCCCCATCCTGTCCTGTAAGAAAACAG GTTCAAAGGTGTTTTGAAGACATGTCCATATTGATCACTACCTATGAAGGAACACACAATCACCCCCTTTCATTTTCAGCTACTGCCATGGCTTCTACCACCTCTGCTGCTGCCTCTATGCTAAGTTGCACCTCCTCCTCAACATCACAACAAGGGATAATAAATGCTAATACTAATAATAATGTTCATGTTTTCAACTTCACCACTTCAAATACTAACTTATTAGCCACACATGCACCAAATACTTTTTACGTACCAAGAACTTCCATTTCCACATCCCAAACACACCCCACAATCACTCTTGATTTCACTACTGTCCCAACAACAACATCATCATCTACTAATACATTCTCTTCTCAAAGATATTCTTCCACTTCTCTCAACTTCTCTACACTACCATCAactcctccttcttcttccttCATTAATTCCTACACTCCATTGTGCAATAACTTCAAAAGCCAAACTGGAGCTGCTTCATATCTTGGGAGGCCATGTTTTTCTCAGCCCTTCACTTCCAACAACACTCAGAATATGACTGTCGAGGACAGTGGTGGAGCTAGAAATTCTATTAATTGGATTCAAAAAAATACAAAAGTGTCGCACCTAGGATTTGACCCCGTAACCTAA